From the Cloeon dipterum chromosome 4, ieCloDipt1.1, whole genome shotgun sequence genome, the window AGACGTTTCTTCGGGCGGGCAGACGCTGGTGGAGACGCGCAGACAATATATAATAAGTGGCTCTGTGTGACGTCTGCGACTACATACGGGTAGAATTTTAATCGCCCATCATTGCATtttgagaaagagagagagagagagagctgtcGACTTGCCCGGTGCGTGCACTTAAAAGGCCTTTCCTGGTTCAATGCTTCGTCAGCAAGATCAAGTTCGAGCGCGGCGCATCATTAGGCcgagttgaaaataaattaggtatGGTGAGAGAGCCtgcgctcactcgctcgctctctggcTGTACGACGACGTGATTTATACTCAGATGCGTGCAACAAACCtgttctttttaatatattatgcaCCGAGATAACACATTCGACGAGGATGCACTAACATTAAATACATAGTGGGCATTTTCTAGGAGATGCAGACATTTTTCGAATATTTCTCATGAGCTACACGGCGCTGACCAATGACCGGACGTTAGCCTCTATCGaatcttgaatttcaaatcataaaaaatgtatattctattttttgctaatGATGTCCggagcaaaaaacaattttttaaacattttgaagcATTTAGAAAATTAGTTACTTGTGCAAAACCAGAATATTGGTATTTTAATCTGGATTTTAGCTCAAAATCTCagaaaaacgtcaaatttaacgattttcccgcgtttttttttagcaagagccacggttttattttttaatttgccggGGAACCAtgccatttcaaaattcgttCAAGTTCTCAgtgaaatgataaattaaacgATTATTTCACGCTTTTCGACAgtcctcttttaaaatttcctaaaattccGAGGAAATGATACTCAGATAATTTataatagatttaatttgtttaattttttatttatttgattaactGCTGAAATTTATCCAGCAGGCTTttcgaatataaattttttgatttttcccatcaCCTATAGATTTTCTatcgaaataaatcaaaattgttacTCACCTCTCCGGTGATGAGGCAGTAGGCAATAATCCCCAGAGACCACCAGTCCACCGCGTGCCCGTATGGCTCCATGCTGACTACTTCCGGGGCTAAAAACAtcctgatttaaaaaacaaacaaataacaataaaattaaactgcctACCCATGTAACGAACTGTTCCACAAAGCGTTCTGGTCCTCTCTCCGTATTTAAGCCACTTGGCCATACCGAAGTCAATTACTTTCAGGTGGCCAGCACCGTCCAGCATGACGTTCTCCAGTTTGAGATCACGGAAAATAACACCAGCGTTGTGTAAAAAgtctgcaatttaatttgaaaattattcacgtccggcttttttattcaaataataaagtcACCTACCTATGGCGAGTGCAAGCTCAGCGATATAAATCTTGACGAGCGGCTGAGGAAGCGCTCCATATTTTTGCCAGAGAGCAAGCAACTCTCCTCCAGGCATGAATTCACTCACTGCGGAGAACACAGTTAATTGATTGTCACCGCGCGCACTGATATTGATTAccaatgaataatttcttCCTGCTTTGCCAGTAATAAGGGCAGTTTAATATAAAAGGGTGATGTCCGCACATGGACTGGATTCCGACTTCGTTTTTCACTTGATTCACTCCGCTTTCGGAAATAAGctgcaacaacaaaaaattaatccaggCAACTGAAAAACTGGATGCTAATTACCTGAGATTTAGAAAGCACCTTCAGGGCGAACTCTTCGTCCGTGTCTCTTTTGCGGACTTGATAAACCTTTCCGTAAGATCCACTGGCTAAGCTTCCGAGCaactaaatttcaaacaagctttatttattatagtagatattttattttgatttaaataccTCAAAACTCTGCTCATTCATGCTGACTCCAATTTTAAACTCTGGCAAGAAGGCAGCCTCGATCAAAGGCACTGGCCACGCTGTTTTAGCCGCTTCGAATCTGTCATTCAAAGTTGATTCTCTCCACCtgcattaattcaaattagcataaaataacaaaatgtgttttcaGGTAGGGAGTGCATGGCtagaagtaaaattaaaaaaaatatatactctAAATGgtacattttgtaaaattagcttcattttcGAGTAAAAACTCTATTTACGTTGAtcgttgattaaatttcctgttttaaCTTCCcgaaatttatatcttttagaaaagtttgaaaattaatcttattaataaatattgattttgccCAATAtgttttatatcaattttgagATGGGCTcggttatttttataaaactagAAGAACAAATTTAAGAGCTTTCCATATTCTGGGAGCTcatgaaatttccttttatttctagataaattaaattttctgcgtGATAACAAATTTCTATAACATTTAGTTAAGCTAACTCGCAGTTAAACACcgcagaattaaaaatcttttgtaCAAGAAAAAACGTGTGAAATTCTGCCTAGGGCTGTGAGTGACAAACaacactatttttaaattgatttataaaggCATGTTTATTCATGCTTTAAcggaaattttattcctttttaaggtattttcgccatttttttaagatgaaataaaagtgaaaatggGGAGGAATATCACTgaagtttttttctgaaagatGCAAGTGAGAGGAAATGGtagtcaaggtcataaaaagtGCGCGGTTTCcctgtattttaatatttcaaaaatccagaaaaattAGTGTGCAAAATGCAAACTGAAAAGATTGACCGTAACTTTTGTTCCAGTTGAGAtatcaacttgaaaaattcgcaTTCTATCCTAATTTATGATTCtgaacaatttttgaattaaatttttttcatttgcaacaaaaataggTCAAAGATTAAGGTCACCCTTTACGGCCTTTCTaaattccgatttttttcGAGTTGCTGGCCGATAAATTTATGCACAAGCACacactaaattttattcacacaCTCTGTCTCTGTTCTTCCGACGCAATTAAGGTATGAGTTATATTCAAATGAATTCCGGTTTGAACCCTGTACGACCTTTGAACCGAAAATCCTGGTTCCTGTTCCAAATGTGCGAACTATTAACTCATTAACGGTTGGATatcgtgtttttaaattttctgagccTATTACTAGATCATTAAAAGTTCCACTTATAACGTTGTTTAGTTCATTGGCTTAAGATTAAATCAGACACGTAATTATtcgaaaagagaataatttattttaatttttttattactctatTCCTTCCACTATGTCCCCTACACACAAGcgctatcaaaatttgaattgtataaGTTTCGCGCGAACCAATGTATTGTGAATTTTCGCTGTAAGAGTGCACCTTCgcctatatttaaaatagacgaACCTATACCCTGAGCAGGCACTAAGTGGGGGCGAGTGCATATGTATTCGCCTGCAAGTAAATTTGTGAGAAGCCCAAACCCCTTGACTGGCGAAGCACACATCGTGTAGATGGTGTGCATTCAGCCAACTTGCGACTTCTATTCTGAGTCGGATCCGATTTAACTGTTAAGCTGTACTACTACGTAAGTTACAGTTTTAATCTTTGGGCTTCCTATTTTCCCAAGTGACTTCTGggcacttgatttatttttggccgcTTTCTGACAAATTTCTTGTAACCTCAGGTGCCCTGCGGGGCCGTTCTGTACTGTTTGAATCGACGGCCTGCGAAGCCTTCCCGGGCGTCGTACGGGCGGCGGGTTTGGACCCTCGACACCCTGAGTCCACCCAAGACCATCTACCCGGTCCTCGCCGTGCAGCCACAGCGACCACTATACCTTGTGAGCAACAGGAGAACTTCGACTACAATTGTTTTGTGATTGGAACTCGACCTTTCTTACAGTGATGAGtacgaaataatgtttttgataGCGCAAAATTTCACACCACGATTGTTAAACCCCTACTAacctcttcctttttttttataCTTGCCAAGACAAAAGATGACACATCACCATACAATATTTAgtcttttgtaataaactggcagcagtatttttttcattttcttgaattgtcgctagtctcattttctttgtttcacccggaaatttgaatttagtgTCAATTAGATTTACGAATCGGATGGCCGCAGCGAACCCTTgaacttgatttgatttaaatcctggataagaattcagttgcgtaccttttgcttatttaaggttagaatttaaataaataagctggcATTCCTtacttttcaactaaaattttgattaatggcATTTGGGCCATTAgacactaattgtaagaattaaattccttttagtttgattttttcggaaattgaattgaaattcattttattccattaagtCGAATATTTCCAGCACTATAGGTGGTTTGTGTCAAGAAGGgctcacaaaattaaaataaaattaaacaattgtCAATCCACGTCAGATAAAATACTCCTATTTCCTCtgcttctaaaattaataacctGTGTCTAGAAACTCGGGACCAAGGCCTGGAAACGCTGTAAGTTGAttggttgctgctgctgcctgtgCTCCAAGATCTAAAACATCCGCTTCCAGCCGTGGACAGTCCAGAGAGGTTGTACTGAAAGGACGCAAAGAGTAAATTAACATAATAAAGATGAATTAATGTCTCTCCCCTTTGGCGTATTGGGTTGATAAATAACGCGCCGTGTTTtgtgcattgcaaaaatatcatacctttattttaatcttttaatctATTtggcaaagtaaaaaattacaagctACAAGAATACAACTCAGTGCTGCTCACTCATAGAGCTTGATCCGGCTTCAATCACAACAAAATTTAGGAATAATTAAAGTGCTGAACAGTTGAGACTAGCAAACTTAATCCAGTCCTGGGTCAGCCGAAATCTGCTCTCGGTCGGAAAGTGAGATCGATGGCTCCGAACGGGTCCTTTGGTGAAAGAAAGAGCCGCCGCCGGCGACCAAGTCCTCTTCGTCCTCGTTCTCAGACTCTGGCGGCGTTTCCTGAGACTCGTCCTCGCTGAGCGGGCGCGcctccagcagcagcgactCGTTCAAATTGCCCAGACTGGCGAGGGTCACGTTGCTGTTTGTGAGAATGGCGGGGCCCGAGTGGTCCAGAATCGGAGACGCGCACGGCGTTAATGGCTTCTCGGGCGACGTCTGCTGGCTCTCGAAGGTGGTCATCAAATCGCAGGCTTTGCCCAGAATAATGAGGCTGTTGAGAATCCGGAAAGAGGCGAGACAAATGTAGGCCAGAATGAGCAGGATGACTGCCGCGGGCGAGTTGACGTGCACCGCCTGCATCAACACCCTGACCATGACGACGCCCAGGGGCAGCGGGATGAAACCCATGCGCCGAGCCACCAGGTCCGAGTGGTCCGACATGGCGTGCCTCTGCCTCGTCTGCGCCGTGTCGTACGCCAAACTGGTCGTGTAGTCGCGGTACACGTCCACGGGCAACTCATTAAATCGCGTGATGAACGCGTGTTTGACCCAGTCGACGAAAACCTCCGCAATCAGGACCACCATGCAGTCTGGAAGTAAAACCCAGAAGCGCTCCTCTCGCCAAGAGTACTCCTTCATTGTCTGCAGAACTACGATGAACAGCAGCACGAATAAGTGGAACCGCTCCCTCACATCGCTGCAAgcaacctgaaaatttaacttgctTTAGC encodes:
- the S6KL gene encoding serine/threonine-protein kinase S6KL, whose amino-acid sequence is MGNVQQTDRRSVTAGCSGLSNFNQRERRSSSEYNLSGLSTAGSGCFRSWSTGSSSNQSTYSVSRPWSRVSRHRWRESTLNDRFEAAKTAWPVPLIEAAFLPEFKIGVSMNEQSFELLGSLASGSYGKVYQVRKRDTDEEFALKVLSKSQLISESGVNQVKNEVGIQSMCGHHPFILNCPYYWQSRKKLFIVSEFMPGGELLALWQKYGALPQPLVKIYIAELALAIDFLHNAGVIFRDLKLENVMLDGAGHLKVIDFGMAKWLKYGERTRTLCGTVRYMAPEVVSMEPYGHAVDWWSLGIIAYCLITGEFPARSLRQQEAPAAPDRCEPAGRDLLGRLLQIEPQKRLRSLLTLQGIAFYKDFSFADVRARKSSPKQMLHELDISLAKSIKEGLYDLIHHPEMFHLDGFD